The Natronogracilivirga saccharolytica region TGAGCGCCATGGACCCGGATGCCGATGAAGATTTGCTCTTCAACATCGGAGAAGCTTATCCGGGCACCCGTTACACCTGGGAGGAAATCCGGGAAGTGTTGCGGGATGAAAAACACTTATAGCAGGCGGGTATGTAAAGGTTACAGTTTATGATTGCAATGATGAAAATGAAAAATATACGAGAAATGGAAAAATACGGCCGGTATATATGGACGATAGGAATCGTAATGGTGTTAGCGGCATGTGACCCCGGTCCGCAGGATATTCGAATCGGAGAACAGGAGTGTGACCATTGCCGCATGATGATCAGCGATGAGCGTTTTGCGTCGCAGCTGGTGACCGAACAGGGCCGGCAGTACGCGTTTGACGCCATAGAATGTATGGTGGCTTTTGTGGATGGCGGAGAAGGGCAAAGTCTTGATATCCACAGCCTGTGGGTTCCTGATTTTGAACGGCCCGGTGAGTGGCTTGCGGCTGAGGAGGCGTACTATCTGCAAAGTGATGAGTTGCGCAGTCCGATGGCTCTGAATTTCTCTGCTTATGGGACAAGGGACGAAGCAGAACAGCAAAAAAACCGGTTTTCAGGTTCGGTGATGGAGTGGCACGAATTGGGCGGAAAGGTGCGCGAGGCCTGGTCAAACGGACATCAACATTAATTTCATGATGAAGCTCAGAGCTATAAACGGATGGATTGTAATTCTGCTTGTCGTTGTGGGCACGATGACGGCTGCAGTCCGGTATCCGGTTACGGCATCGGTGCCGACTCCCGGTCATACGAATCGTGTATTTGATGTTGGCGAGGGAGAGGAATATTCACGGATATCCGATGCCCTGGAGCAGGTCTCGGACCATGACACCA contains the following coding sequences:
- a CDS encoding nitrous oxide reductase accessory protein NosL, producing the protein MKNIREMEKYGRYIWTIGIVMVLAACDPGPQDIRIGEQECDHCRMMISDERFASQLVTEQGRQYAFDAIECMVAFVDGGEGQSLDIHSLWVPDFERPGEWLAAEEAYYLQSDELRSPMALNFSAYGTRDEAEQQKNRFSGSVMEWHELGGKVREAWSNGHQH